Proteins found in one Kamptonema formosum PCC 6407 genomic segment:
- the dnaN gene encoding DNA polymerase III subunit beta translates to MQTKSRSDTAKRRNKENGSSKINPKASVTLERTKPLVKDEPKLEQESEHQSPNSDSPQLLSPEIKLICTQDNLANHLELVSKAVPAKPTHPVLGNVLLVACKKTQRVQLTVFDMRLAIQTSFEANVQSPGDMTIPVGLLSDIVGKFSPGDITLVSREALKQEGEDSQNSTTLPEAVNNSPVATLIAACGRYQVRGISSEEFPAIPEVKTAQTIRIPPETLKEGLKGSLFATATDETKYILTGVYLKICQDSLEFAATDGHRLVVLYTSIQGFSKKKQAEIAQPLELTVPAKSLTELERILSSRTSPDPVELSYSNESALVEFRWGTQRLVTRCLEGKYPAYQELLQQDFKYQVTLEKAPFIKALERIAVLADKKEKTLSIRINSEAQQVSLSLFREFGNGLEQMAAHVNSDDNFSISFNIKYLLEGAKAISSSQVQMHLTQHDGPAILVPFGNRDKPNILMDTKYLLMPIFKE, encoded by the coding sequence ATGCAGACCAAATCTCGCAGCGATACAGCTAAAAGACGAAACAAAGAAAACGGTTCCTCCAAAATAAACCCCAAGGCAAGTGTTACCTTAGAACGAACCAAACCTTTAGTCAAAGATGAGCCTAAACTTGAACAAGAATCCGAACACCAATCCCCCAATAGCGATTCTCCCCAGCTTTTATCACCAGAAATTAAGCTAATCTGCACCCAAGACAACTTAGCCAACCATCTCGAACTTGTTAGCAAAGCTGTCCCAGCAAAACCCACCCATCCAGTATTAGGAAATGTCCTCTTAGTCGCTTGCAAAAAAACACAGCGAGTCCAACTCACCGTCTTCGACATGAGATTGGCTATTCAAACCTCTTTTGAGGCCAACGTTCAATCTCCCGGCGACATGACTATTCCAGTCGGACTTCTCAGCGATATTGTCGGGAAATTCTCGCCCGGAGATATCACTTTAGTTAGCCGTGAAGCCTTGAAGCAGGAAGGTGAAGATAGCCAGAATAGCACCACCTTACCAGAGGCTGTTAATAACAGTCCAGTTGCTACCCTAATAGCTGCTTGCGGTCGCTATCAAGTTCGAGGAATTTCGAGTGAAGAATTCCCTGCCATTCCTGAAGTAAAAACAGCACAAACAATTCGCATTCCCCCTGAAACATTGAAAGAAGGGCTGAAAGGGTCACTGTTTGCCACCGCTACCGATGAAACCAAGTACATCCTGACAGGTGTTTACCTCAAAATCTGCCAAGATAGCCTCGAATTTGCTGCCACAGATGGCCACCGTTTGGTTGTCCTCTATACTTCAATTCAAGGTTTTTCTAAAAAGAAACAAGCCGAAATAGCACAGCCTTTAGAACTGACAGTACCAGCTAAATCGCTTACAGAACTGGAGCGAATTTTATCGAGTAGAACATCCCCTGACCCAGTAGAGCTTTCTTACAGCAATGAAAGCGCTCTCGTAGAGTTCCGATGGGGAACGCAGCGCTTAGTGACGCGCTGTTTAGAAGGCAAATACCCCGCTTATCAGGAGTTATTGCAGCAGGATTTCAAATATCAGGTGACGCTGGAAAAAGCACCTTTCATCAAAGCACTAGAGAGAATTGCTGTGCTGGCAGACAAGAAAGAAAAAACTCTTAGCATTCGTATTAATAGCGAAGCACAGCAAGTGTCACTATCGCTGTTCAGAGAATTTGGAAACGGCTTGGAACAGATGGCAGCGCACGTCAATTCAGACGACAATTTTTCAATTTCCTTCAACATTAAATATCTCTTAGAAGGTGCAAAAGCGATTTCTAGCTCTCAAGTTCAAATGCACCTCACTCAGCACGACGGCCCCGCCATTTTAGTTCCTTTTGGCAACCGCGACAAGCCCAACATCCTTATGGATACGAAATACTTGCTAATGCCAATTTTCAAAGAATGA
- the dnaX gene encoding DNA polymerase III subunit gamma/tau, with product MYAALPQKYRPHTLSELAGQEYIQRTLSNAVKTNKIAPAYLFAGERGTGKTSTARILAKSLNCTNTDKPTVKPCGNCQSCRSIEKGNSLDVSEIDAASHNGVDDARGLIERSHFAPAISRYRVFILDECHCLSSQAFNALLKCLEEPPHHVVFILCTTEQHKVLPTINSRCQTFLFRSLPILSIVQQLTTIAQKESIAITEAAKIAIARAANGGMRDALQLLDQLSLLGEEITSDRVLELSGRIPESDLVAILQSAGTGDALKLLQLSRELIDSGKNPKMLLGSLLACYRDLLLVKSVPDCSLMLVSGISHSALLEIADAWDYNAIANGLEQLRTSEWQLSKSAHPTLWLELCLLGLAKIPQLKSYATDSAIANPCQSERTSKLRSPRSKEQTIWEKVLLATSENNRALLSAASLVALTEKKAVLAVPTPYLDKFNRNAAKVQKIFLAATGIHYQVSFEEKTS from the coding sequence ATGTACGCAGCATTACCTCAAAAATACCGCCCTCATACCTTGTCTGAACTGGCCGGACAGGAGTACATTCAAAGAACGCTTTCTAATGCGGTCAAAACTAATAAAATTGCTCCAGCTTACTTGTTTGCTGGCGAACGAGGAACGGGCAAAACTTCAACGGCTCGCATTTTAGCTAAATCTCTCAACTGCACGAATACAGACAAACCTACTGTAAAACCATGTGGTAATTGCCAGTCCTGTCGCTCAATTGAAAAAGGCAACAGCTTAGACGTTTCTGAAATTGACGCGGCTTCCCATAACGGTGTTGATGACGCTCGCGGCCTGATTGAGCGATCGCACTTTGCACCAGCTATCAGCCGCTACAGAGTGTTTATTTTAGATGAATGTCACTGCCTAAGTTCCCAGGCTTTCAACGCTCTTCTAAAATGTTTGGAAGAACCGCCGCATCATGTAGTGTTCATTTTGTGTACGACAGAGCAACACAAAGTGCTACCAACAATTAACAGTCGATGCCAAACGTTTCTATTTCGATCGCTGCCAATTTTATCTATTGTCCAGCAGTTAACAACGATCGCCCAGAAAGAGTCAATTGCAATTACCGAAGCAGCTAAAATTGCGATCGCCCGCGCCGCGAATGGTGGAATGAGGGATGCTTTACAGTTACTCGACCAGTTAAGCTTATTAGGAGAGGAAATTACTAGCGATCGCGTATTGGAACTGTCGGGGCGGATACCGGAGTCCGATTTAGTCGCAATTTTACAATCGGCCGGCACTGGCGACGCGCTGAAGCTGCTACAACTGTCCCGCGAACTTATTGACAGCGGGAAGAATCCTAAAATGCTGTTGGGGTCGCTACTCGCCTGCTACCGAGATTTGTTGCTGGTGAAGAGTGTCCCAGACTGTTCGCTGATGCTAGTTAGCGGCATTTCGCACTCGGCGCTGCTGGAAATTGCTGATGCTTGGGACTATAACGCGATCGCGAATGGCCTCGAACAGTTGCGGACTTCTGAATGGCAACTCAGCAAAAGCGCTCACCCTACGCTGTGGTTGGAACTCTGCTTGCTGGGATTGGCGAAGATCCCACAATTAAAATCCTACGCTACAGATAGTGCGATCGCTAACCCTTGTCAATCTGAACGTACTTCCAAATTGCGATCGCCTCGTTCCAAAGAGCAAACCATTTGGGAAAAGGTACTCTTAGCCACTTCTGAGAACAACCGCGCTTTACTGTCTGCTGCTTCCCTGGTAGCACTGACGGAAAAGAAAGCGGTGCTGGCAGTTCCCACCCCATACCTTGACAAGTTTAACCGGAATGCGGCTAAGGTGCAGAAAATATTTCTGGCTGCAACGGGTATCCACTATCAAGTGTCGTTTGAGGAGAAAACTTCATGA
- the holA gene encoding DNA polymerase III subunit delta: MISLLIGDDLHAIHKKLSAFKKNLDPAWIGFNYHRFDASALNEAVDCALTPALGTEKAKLVVVEGCNFKQFTEEALEVLNLLPQVPEKTHLVFVAPSIDKRLKVAKSLLSQAKLFEFDLIPPWRTDLIAHSIRNQALAIGLSLNSNLIDYLAVAIGSNPARAESELHKLATYSNGAHLTLKQVQALIPSTTQNSLQLAEAMKENSSKKAVYLLQELLAIGTFPLAICATLITQFRTWLWVKAAIVGGVKQDAEIARICQISNPKRVYFLRKEVAGASVTSLAAAMSLLLDLEASLKLGRKGDFMLPVILAIAQLFSSKKVKLTK, encoded by the coding sequence ATGATTAGCTTGCTAATAGGGGATGACCTCCACGCGATTCACAAAAAGCTTTCTGCCTTTAAAAAGAACCTCGACCCTGCCTGGATTGGCTTCAATTATCACCGCTTTGATGCTTCGGCATTGAATGAAGCGGTTGACTGTGCCCTGACTCCCGCCTTGGGAACGGAAAAAGCAAAGTTAGTAGTGGTAGAAGGGTGTAATTTCAAACAGTTTACTGAAGAGGCGCTGGAGGTTCTCAATTTGCTCCCGCAGGTGCCGGAAAAGACGCACCTGGTTTTTGTAGCGCCTTCCATTGACAAACGCCTGAAGGTAGCAAAATCCCTGCTTTCTCAAGCTAAATTGTTCGAGTTCGACCTTATCCCTCCTTGGCGAACGGATCTCATTGCCCATTCTATCCGAAATCAAGCGTTGGCAATAGGGCTGTCGCTGAACTCAAATCTCATTGATTACTTGGCGGTTGCGATCGGCAGTAATCCGGCTCGCGCCGAATCAGAATTGCACAAGCTGGCTACTTATAGCAACGGCGCACACCTCACTTTAAAGCAAGTGCAAGCGCTGATTCCTTCAACTACTCAAAATAGTCTCCAGCTTGCCGAAGCGATGAAGGAAAATAGCTCTAAAAAAGCAGTTTACTTACTGCAAGAACTTTTGGCAATAGGAACTTTTCCACTGGCGATTTGTGCAACGCTGATTACTCAATTTAGAACTTGGTTATGGGTGAAAGCAGCGATAGTTGGAGGAGTTAAGCAAGATGCTGAAATAGCCCGGATTTGTCAAATTAGCAACCCAAAGCGGGTCTATTTTCTGAGAAAAGAAGTCGCTGGTGCTTCCGTAACATCTCTTGCGGCTGCGATGTCGCTGCTGCTTGATTTAGAGGCTTCCCTGAAGCTTGGGCGCAAAGGGGATTTTATGTTGCCTGTAATTTTGGCGATCGCCCAACTGTTTTCTTCTAAGAAAGTAAAGCTAACAAAGTAG